The stretch of DNA GAAAAAAAACCGGGGTGTCTTGCCGTCCGTTGGCGAGGATTGAATGAACGAAAGATCAGCGAAATGAAAAGTCAGGTCATGGAAACATTCTCAAGAATCGCCGAAGATTGGAAATTGAGTTTAGAAGAATTTGATGGCGGCCTCGAACTCCGGGCGCCTGTTCGAAACAAGGGAGATGCCGTAAAAACAGTTCTTTACGAAATGGGGCCGGATGTTGTTGCTGCTTATTTGGGTGACGATGTGACGGATGAGGATGCATTCAAAGCCATTAAAGGAAGAGGATTGGCAGTTCTGGTTCGAAACGCATTACGGCCGACAGCAGCCGATATCTGGATCAAACCCCCCGAAGAGCTTTTAAACTTTCTTTCCAACTGGCTACCTCGGGGAGGGAAGTAAGGGCTTTCAGCTTAAGAGCCGACCCGATAGCGCCGCTGCCATCGGGAATTCAGAATCAATGCAAAGATTCACCATAAAAGAGGCCGGTATGTTTGACTTTATAAAAAACTACGAGACCTGGATGAGGGCGGGAATTGTTTTATTCGCGGCCGTTATCGTTGCCCTGGTGGCATCCTATTTACTTATCAAGGGTTTTGAACGTCTATCAGCTCGCAGCGGAACAACACTGGATAATATCTTCTTCAGGCATTGCCGGGGGCCTTTTCGGTGGCTTATCCTCGTCATCTCATTGAATTTTTTCATGCCGCTGGGTCAACTGACGGCCTCTGCGCATGCTTTTGTCAGTCAAGTCCTATACATTTTGTTGATTCTATCTTTCGCCTGGTTGGTTGTGAAGGTAACGGGTGTGATGGAAGAATTTATGCTCTCAAGATATCGAATGGATGTGTCCGACAATCTGAGGGCCAGGGCAATACAAACCCAGATCCGAATCATAAAAAGAATCATCCTGGTAGTCGTGGGTATATTGACATTCGCCGTAATTCTCATGACATTCAGCAAGATCCGCCAGATAGGAACCAGCATCCTGGCCTCAGCAGGCATTGTGGGGATTATCGTAGGCTTTGCCGCGCAGCGGTCCATCAGCACATTGCTTGCGGGTATTCAGATTGCCTTTACCCAGCCCATCCGAATCGATGATGTGGTCATTGTTGAAAATGAATGGGGCCGGATTGAAGAGATTACGCTGACCTATGTGGTGGTTCGAATTTGGGACCTCCGTCGATTGATTGTGCCCATCACGTACTTTATGGAAAAACCGTTTCAGAA from Desulfobacterales bacterium encodes:
- the otsB gene encoding trehalose-phosphatase produces the protein MKILNSKLDLQLFYHQASEARQKAILLDYDGTLAPFHVNPEKAFPYPGVREMLKKVMQAPDVRTVFISGRCIRDLEALLEFDVKPELRGSHGLERLKSDGSYEVASMDEMAVQGLVMADEWIETTDYLNRCEKKPGCLAVRWRGLNERKISEMKSQVMETFSRIAEDWKLSLEEFDGGLELRAPVRNKGDAVKTVLYEMGPDVVAAYLGDDVTDEDAFKAIKGRGLAVLVRNALRPTAADIWIKPPEELLNFLSNWLPRGGK
- a CDS encoding mechanosensitive ion channel — translated: MFDFIKNYETWMRAGIVLFAAVIVALVASYLLIKGFERLSARSGTTLDNIFFRHCRGPFRWLILVISLNFFMPLGQLTASAHAFVSQVLYILLILSFAWLVVKVTGVMEEFMLSRYRMDVSDNLRARAIQTQIRIIKRIILVVVGILTFAVILMTFSKIRQIGTSILASAGIVGIIVGFAAQRSISTLLAGIQIAFTQPIRIDDVVIVENEWGRIEEITLTYVVVRIWDLRRLIVPITYFMEKPFQNWTRTSADILGPVFLYVDYTVPVQAVREELYRILKDSPLWDGKVWGLQTTNASERTVELRALMSAADASNAWNLRCEVREKLIEFIQKQYPHGLPRVRAEVENRKVV